One region of bacterium genomic DNA includes:
- a CDS encoding DUF1573 domain-containing protein, whose product MLRSKLLLSCVLMLVFAVAASAQPKLKIAEENFDFGYTPEGLPVMHKYWAHNVGTDTLKIIRVRPSCGCTSVPLTKNRLAPGDSVSLALKFDTRRFKGKLSKTATVETNDTLTTANKLKFTAEVGMFEGIMIANPAMVYLDTLGKSEQVVMIKNTSVAPYKISIASPLEDFMHFELSTTELEGKGEAAILIRATPQTPIGEYNASVTLHFEGPQPQNLTIPVYGVGYLP is encoded by the coding sequence ATGCTTCGTTCCAAGTTGTTGCTGTCGTGTGTCTTAATGCTCGTGTTCGCGGTCGCTGCCTCCGCCCAGCCCAAGCTCAAGATTGCCGAGGAGAACTTCGATTTCGGCTACACCCCCGAGGGGTTGCCGGTCATGCACAAGTACTGGGCGCACAATGTCGGCACCGACACGCTCAAGATCATCCGAGTACGTCCCAGCTGCGGTTGCACCAGTGTGCCCCTGACGAAAAACCGCCTGGCCCCGGGCGACTCGGTCAGTCTGGCCCTCAAATTCGACACCCGGCGGTTCAAGGGGAAGCTCTCCAAGACCGCCACGGTCGAAACGAACGATACCCTGACCACCGCCAACAAGCTCAAGTTCACCGCCGAGGTCGGGATGTTCGAAGGGATCATGATCGCCAATCCGGCGATGGTTTACCTCGACACCCTGGGAAAGTCCGAGCAGGTGGTGATGATCAAGAACACCAGCGTGGCGCCCTACAAGATCAGCATCGCCTCGCCGCTTGAAGATTTCATGCACTTCGAATTGTCCACCACCGAGTTAGAGGGCAAGGGGGAGGCGGCAATCCTCATCCGCGCCACCCCGCAAACCCCGATCGGCGAGTACAATGCCTCCGTGACCCTTCATTTCGAAGGTCCGCAACCCCAAAACCTGACCATACCGGTTTATGGCGTAGGTTACTTGCCTTAA
- a CDS encoding archease: MSFNFKYLPDVALADVAFEVEADTWQDLLAGAAVATTGVMVDLSTVMPSRTRHVDLVADSLESLVYDWLSELVYLKDTEGLFGRDFSFDGGEAHGWQVTAHIVGETIDRKRHLLGQDVKAVTLHLFEAGIQNGRYHARVVLDI; this comes from the coding sequence ATGTCTTTTAATTTCAAATACTTACCCGATGTGGCCCTCGCTGATGTCGCCTTCGAGGTCGAGGCGGACACATGGCAGGACCTGCTGGCCGGCGCGGCGGTCGCCACCACCGGGGTCATGGTCGATCTGAGCACCGTGATGCCCAGTCGGACACGCCATGTCGACTTGGTCGCCGATTCGCTGGAGTCGCTCGTGTATGACTGGCTGAGCGAGCTGGTCTATCTCAAAGACACCGAAGGACTTTTCGGACGCGACTTCAGCTTCGATGGCGGCGAGGCCCATGGCTGGCAAGTTACTGCGCACATCGTCGGCGAAACCATCGATCGCAAACGGCATCTGCTGGGACAAGATGTTAAGGCGGTGACCCTGCACCTGTTTGAAGCAGGAATTCAGAATGGCCGCTATCATGCCCGTGTGGTCCTGGATATATGA